In the genome of Oncorhynchus gorbuscha isolate QuinsamMale2020 ecotype Even-year unplaced genomic scaffold, OgorEven_v1.0 Un_scaffold_689, whole genome shotgun sequence, one region contains:
- the LOC124019813 gene encoding serine/threonine-protein kinase 24-like encodes MFAETQDQICCLSGCGMKDPSDTGHNDVTDSSPNRKADPEELFTKLERIGKGSFGEVFKGIDNRTQKVVAIKIIDLEEAEDEMEDIQQEITVLSQCDSPFITKYYGSYLKEAKLWIIMEYLGGGSALDLLEPGLLDETQIATILREILKGLEYLHSEKKIHRDIKAVPFSCCRSVGSILGEVLVQIQTSGLSGGTANNLVPAGFAAPSLARPSGWLQRRTPHSELHPMKVLFLIPKNTPPTLEGNYSKPLKEFVEACLNKEPSFRPTAKELLKHKLIVRHAKKTSYLTELVDRYRRWKAEQTRQQAESSSDESDSEQDGQASGGNNFGSDDWIFTIREKDPKKLQNGGEGQEVESGDISGRLFSTIISPSLAELKQRQEAVNGNPMALDELREAILLAEEAYPGISDSLVTQLVNRLQRFSSGRKSSCSSP; translated from the exons ATGTTTGCGGAGACGCAGGACCAAATATGTTGTTTATCTGGCTGCGGGATGAAGGACCCGTCGGATACAGGACATAACGACGTGACAGACAGCAGTCCG AACCGGAAGGCAGACCCAGAGGAGCTGTTCACTAAGTTGGAGAGGATCGGTAAAGGCTCGTTTGGTGAGGTGTTTAAAGGAATAGACAACAGGACTCAGAAGGTGGTGGCCATTAAGATCATTGACCTGGAGGAGGCTGAGGATGAGATGGAGGATATTCAGCAGGAGATCACTGTGTTGAGTCAGTGTGACAGTCCCTTCATCACCAAGTACTATGGCTCATACCTGAAG GAGGCCAAGCTGTGGATCATTATGGAGTATCTTGGGGGAGGCTCGGCATTAGATCTG TTGGAGCCGGGGTTGCTGGATGAGACTCAGATCGCCACCATCCTCAGAGAGATTCTGAAGGGTCTGGAATACCTCCACTCAGAGAAGAAGATACACAGAGACATCAAAG cTGTTCCATTCTCCTGCTGTCGGAGCGTGGGTTCCATTCTGGGTGAAGTGCTGGTCCAGATCCAAACTTCTGGTTTGAGTGGCGGGACAGCTAACAACCTGGTTCCAGCTGGGTTTGCAGCACCTTCGTTGGCACGCCCTTCTGGATGGCTCCAGAG GAGAACCCCACACTCTGAGCTACACCCGATGAAAGTGCTGTTCCTTATCCCAAAGAACACCCCTCCTACCCTGGAGGGGAACTACAGCAAGCCCCTCAAGGAGTTTGTGGAGGCCTGCCTAAACAAGGAGCCAAGCTTC aggcCCACTGCCAAAGAGCTGTTGAAACACAAGCTGATTGTGCGTCACGCCAAGAAGACGTCgtacctgacagagctggtggataGATACAGGAGGTGGAAGGCTGAGCAGACCAGGCAGCAGGCAGAGTCCAGCTCAGACGAGTCTGACTC GGAGCAGGATGGGCAGGCGTCAGGCGGGAACAACTTTGGGAGTGATGACTGGATCTTCACCATCAGAGAGAAGGATCCTAAGAAACTGCAGAacgggggagagggacaggaagtGGAGAGTGGAGACATTTCAGGGAGGCTGTTTTCCAccatcatctctccttctctggccGAA ttgAAGCAGCGTCAGGAGGCAGTGAATGGGAACCCCATGGCTCTAGATGAACTGAGAGAAGCTATTCTCCTAGCTGAGGAGGCCTACCCTGGGATCTCTGACTCCCTGGTCACACAGCTGGTTAACAGACTGCAGAG aTTTTCTTCAGGCAGGAAGTCTTCGTGCTCTTCTCCCTAG